The Spirosoma foliorum genome has a window encoding:
- a CDS encoding FKBP-type peptidyl-prolyl cis-trans isomerase: MAQAKSGDTVQVHYTGTLTDGTIFDSSAGRTPLEFTVGSGQVIKGFDEGVAGMNPGEKKTINIPVEDAYGAANEEMIFTLNRSDIPDDIPLEVGMTLNMHEDGNPRPIPVIVRDLTETNVTLDANHPLAGQELTFEVELVGVKSPSGLIL, from the coding sequence ATGGCACAAGCAAAATCTGGTGACACCGTTCAGGTGCATTACACAGGCACTTTAACTGATGGAACTATATTTGATTCATCGGCAGGGCGCACACCGCTGGAATTTACAGTTGGTAGCGGTCAGGTGATCAAAGGATTCGATGAAGGTGTAGCAGGCATGAACCCAGGCGAAAAGAAAACCATCAACATTCCTGTCGAGGATGCGTATGGAGCCGCTAATGAAGAAATGATTTTTACCCTGAATCGTTCTGATATTCCGGATGATATTCCACTCGAAGTAGGCATGACCCTCAATATGCACGAAGATGGCAATCCCCGGCCCATCCCGGTTATTGTTCGTGATTTGACAGAAACGAATGTTACACTCGACGCAAACCATCCGCTGGCAGGGCAGGAGTTAACATTCGAGGTGGAGCTGGTTGGTGTAAAATCGCCTTCAGGGTTGATTCTGTAG
- the uvsE gene encoding UV DNA damage repair endonuclease UvsE, whose translation MDLTTHATGYACINLTLQANKVTTNRGMIKKTFSEKGIAYASELALKNVQDLLKIVDWNLENGFGLFRISSDIFPWASEYRLVDLPDFPDIWATLKKIGSRPIRLTIHPGPFNQLAGQGKTLDNTIKDLETHSELFDLMGLKPSHWNKINIHVGGTYGDKAATLTRFAQNFNLLSDNLRARLTVENDDRLSLYTVTDLVSLYERTGIPIVFDYFHHHLNPGYQTEKEAFMTAYNTWDVRPVFHYSDSRQLHEDPQARREAHADWLYSTVNTYGKEVDIIFECKMKELAVQKLIHQ comes from the coding sequence ATGGATTTGACAACACATGCTACTGGCTATGCCTGTATTAATTTAACCCTGCAGGCCAATAAGGTTACCACAAATAGGGGAATGATCAAAAAGACATTTTCCGAGAAAGGCATTGCTTATGCGTCGGAACTGGCCTTGAAAAATGTACAGGATTTACTAAAGATTGTAGACTGGAACCTTGAAAATGGCTTTGGCCTGTTCCGTATATCATCTGATATATTTCCTTGGGCTTCTGAGTATCGGCTCGTTGATCTTCCTGATTTTCCAGACATTTGGGCTACGCTTAAGAAAATTGGTAGCCGCCCAATCCGGCTGACGATTCATCCCGGTCCATTTAATCAACTTGCTGGACAAGGAAAGACACTTGACAATACCATTAAAGACCTTGAAACACACTCAGAATTGTTTGATCTAATGGGGCTGAAGCCATCGCATTGGAATAAAATAAATATTCATGTAGGAGGCACATATGGTGATAAAGCGGCTACATTGACCCGTTTTGCCCAAAATTTCAACTTACTTTCTGACAACCTTCGAGCTCGTTTGACGGTTGAAAACGACGACCGACTGAGTTTATATACCGTTACAGATTTGGTTTCGCTTTACGAACGTACGGGTATCCCAATTGTCTTTGATTACTTCCATCATCACCTTAACCCAGGCTACCAAACAGAAAAGGAGGCTTTTATGACCGCTTATAATACCTGGGATGTACGACCTGTATTTCACTACTCTGATTCCAGACAGCTACATGAGGACCCTCAGGCCCGACGAGAAGCCCATGCCGACTGGCTCTATTCAACCGTAAATACATATGGTAAAGAGGTAGATATCATCTTTGAATGTAAAATGAAAGAATTAGCTGTTCAAAAATTGATTCATCAATAA
- a CDS encoding T9SS C-terminal target domain-containing protein: protein MKKIRLSIAVLLSVWSLAGTGVANADNGSGMGGVKVEKSEQKKLRVYTKPGAAVDLALIDADGNVLYRGIISKNNQKATSFNLNSLPDGQYFLTAGNNAWWMSQGVTIKANAVSIDERNLQQVAEPTLTAYEKNKFEVVLPSKNVDESMVAIYDPQNVLVQVDSFKGSTRRFDLSSLPAGAYTFVVGPNQKQFTTRVDIQH from the coding sequence ATGAAAAAGATCCGTTTATCAATCGCTGTACTTTTGTCAGTATGGAGTCTAGCCGGCACAGGAGTTGCCAATGCAGACAATGGTTCAGGAATGGGTGGTGTGAAAGTTGAGAAGTCCGAACAAAAGAAATTACGTGTTTATACAAAGCCGGGAGCAGCGGTTGACTTGGCACTTATTGATGCTGATGGCAACGTTCTCTATCGGGGAATCATTTCTAAAAACAACCAAAAGGCAACCTCGTTCAATCTGAACAGTTTACCCGATGGTCAGTATTTTCTGACGGCTGGCAACAACGCCTGGTGGATGTCGCAAGGGGTGACTATCAAAGCAAACGCTGTTAGCATCGATGAGCGTAATTTACAGCAAGTGGCTGAACCAACGCTAACTGCCTACGAAAAAAACAAATTCGAAGTGGTGTTGCCTTCTAAAAACGTAGACGAATCTATGGTGGCTATCTACGATCCACAGAACGTTCTGGTTCAAGTTGATTCGTTCAAAGGTTCTACTCGCCGTTTCGATTTGTCGAGCTTACCTGCTGGTGCCTATACATTCGTAGTTGGCCCAAATCAGAAGCAGTTTACAACTCGTGTCGATATTCAGCACTAA